One window from the genome of Deinococcus sp. NW-56 encodes:
- a CDS encoding aldo/keto reductase, whose protein sequence is MEYRKLLGTDLTVSAVGFGVWTVGTTWWGVKDEEMAVRLLRRAYDLGVTFFDNADTYASGRAEEIQRRALGDVREKIVIGTKFGYDIYTHPERPGQQERPHDWTPAYLRKALEGSLKRLGTDYIDYYQLHNCRVDAIRNDDLWAELEKLKAEGLIRAYGTALGPALNERQIEEGIASIRERRAPTQIIYNLLEQVLGEQILPVAEAEGVGVMARVPHASGLLEGYMTLDTEFEPGDHRNWRMTTNARRKAWMEDGLKKVEQLNAEFVEGRGRTIGQLAIGFALRSPAMASILPNIYDEKGLEEYVQTFAAAPLTDTEYDAIQSLYRANFGLPTDLRGQAVTG, encoded by the coding sequence ATGGAGTACCGCAAACTGCTGGGCACCGACCTCACCGTGAGCGCGGTGGGGTTCGGCGTGTGGACCGTCGGCACGACGTGGTGGGGCGTCAAGGACGAGGAGATGGCCGTCCGCCTGCTGCGCCGCGCCTACGACCTCGGGGTCACGTTTTTCGACAACGCCGACACCTACGCCTCGGGCCGCGCCGAGGAAATCCAGCGCCGGGCGCTGGGGGACGTGCGCGAGAAGATCGTCATCGGCACCAAATTCGGCTACGACATCTACACCCACCCCGAGCGTCCGGGTCAGCAGGAGCGCCCGCACGACTGGACGCCCGCCTACCTCCGCAAGGCGCTGGAAGGCTCCTTGAAGCGGCTGGGCACCGACTACATCGACTACTACCAGTTGCACAACTGCCGGGTGGACGCGATTCGCAACGACGACCTGTGGGCCGAGCTGGAAAAGCTCAAGGCCGAAGGTCTGATTCGCGCCTACGGCACCGCGCTGGGTCCGGCGCTCAACGAGCGGCAGATCGAGGAGGGCATCGCGTCCATCCGGGAGCGCCGCGCTCCCACCCAGATCATCTACAACCTGCTGGAGCAGGTGCTGGGCGAACAGATTCTGCCCGTCGCAGAGGCCGAGGGTGTGGGCGTGATGGCCCGCGTCCCGCACGCTTCCGGGCTGCTGGAGGGCTACATGACCCTCGACACCGAGTTCGAGCCCGGCGACCACCGCAACTGGCGCATGACCACCAACGCCCGCCGCAAGGCCTGGATGGAAGACGGCCTGAAGAAGGTTGAGCAACTGAATGCCGAGTTCGTGGAGGGCCGGGGCCGGACCATCGGCCAGCTCGCCATCGGGTTCGCGCTGCGTTCGCCCGCGATGGCGAGCATTCTCCCCAACATCTACGACGAGAAGGGGCTGGAGGAATACGTGCAGACCTTTGCCGCCGCGCCCCTGACGGACACCGAGTATGACGCGATTCAGAGCCTCTACCGGGCCAACTTCGGCCTGCCCACCGACCTGCGCGGTCAGGCGGTGACGGGGTGA